The Fibrobacter sp. UWT2 DNA segment TTGCGAGCGAGAAAGGCTTCAAGAAAGTCGTTTCTGTAGGACATACTACGCTCCCATTTTGGAGAGGAGAAGGGTTTGCATTTTGGTTAGGGTTTGATTTTCTCTGTTGTGCAATTTAATTTTGGTAAATATCGGTATATATTCTTGTTTTAATGCTTTAAATTGCTCTTCCGACGGAATTACTATTGGAAAATCTTCAATTTGCGGACCACTAATGTGCAAAATTGTAGAACCTGTATTCACACGAGATACATAATCAGAAAACTTTTCCATTTTCAAAGACATATAGATATAATGCTGCTTTTCAATAGCATTCGTTCTTAGTCGAGCTACTCGCTGTGCAAGAAGTAGAGGTAAATCGTATTCTGTTACTAAAGACCAATTCTTTCCTACTTTTGAACCGTCCATGCCAATGACGACATCCCATTCTTGCAAATAGCATTTTGCTATTCGCTCAGTAATTTCATCATTATATTTTTTTACCGTATCCCAACGAAGGCTTTGCTCGGTAACATTTTCTCCACGTAAAGCGATAATCCCATCTTTGTCTGAATATCGTTCACCATCAAATGGAAAACCAGTAAAACAACTGCATAAATCTCCCAATTTTCCCTTAACAATAGAACTATCTTCTTGAAACATTTTGCGATAAATTGCACAAGCGGTTTGTTCGAGGGTGGCGATGAGTTTCTTGTTGGTTTCTATGCGGGTGGCGAGGGTGTTGTATTCGGCGACGATTTCGCGCTGTTTTTCAATCGCGGGGACGGGGACCTGGACTTCGCACATTTCTTCCCAGTCAAAGACTTCGCGGGCGCTGCCGTGAGAATGGAAGCGGGCGTAGCGGTCAAATTCCGGGCGACGGAACCACATCATCAGATATTCGGGATCCAAGGCGTTCGTATCAACGACTTCAAAAACGGTATAAATTGCCGAAACCAAAGCCGGTTCTTCATTTTCTTTTAGATAGGCAATTGCAATTTTATCTCCACGTCGTGACGTATCTGCGATATAAACAAATTGATTCGGATACACAATTTTATACGATGACATATCCGTGCCAATCGTATTAGCAATAGACGGGATAAACTCTTTCGTCACGCTTATCCCAAGCAGTCGTTCGACTTTCAAGTCCCTGTTCCGCACATCTACGGGCCGTATGTAGTCTCCAAGCCGTTTCATCATTCCACTTTATCCGATACCTTAAATTTGAAAATAGTTCCTTTTTGTCGAAAATAACGCGTAAACCATAAAAAAGGCAAGAAAAACGGGAGTATTACTTCCGAAATTCAGCGAAAATCGGGAGTAGCAGTTCAGAATATCTTGTTTTATCACACGGATTCGCTCAGGTCTAACGACCTTCGCTGTTTTTTACTTCCGTGAGTACCGTTAGGTACGAACCAATCCGTGTGACATTTATAGTTCAAATCCCAGGTTCTTGAAGACTTTGGCGAGTTCCTTTTCGCTTTCTTTTTCGGCCTTGAGGAGGGTGCGCATTTCCGCCTGGAGTTCGCGCATCTTTTCGTCAAAGTTCACGGCCTCGTCGCGGTTCTTGAATTCGATGTACTTGCTCGGCACGAGCGACCAGTTTTTCGCCTCGATTTCTTTTAGGGTGGCGGTGGCGCAGTATTCGGGTTCGTCCTTGATTTTCTGCGTTTGCCATTTGTGGTAAGTGCCGCTGATTTTTGCGATGTCCTCGGCGCTGAACTGGGTGTATTTCTTTTCGAAGGGTTCGCCCATCTGGCGCAGGTCCATAAAGAGCACTTCGCCTTTGCGGTTACGATACTTGCGCATGGCATCGCCGACCTTGACTTCGCGGGCGGTCTTGTTGTTGTTCAGAATCCAGAGCGTCACGCTGATGTCGGTGGAATAGAACATGTTGCGGGGCAGAATGAGGATTGCCTCGACCTTGTCGTTCTGCAGGAGTTCCTTGCGGATTTGCTGTTCGTCGCCTTCGCCGCTGAGCGCACCGTTACTGAGCAAGAAGCCCGCCACGCCGTTTTCGGAGAGTTTCGAGAGGATGTTCAGAATCCAACCGTAGTTCGCGTTGCTCGTGGGCGGCACGGTGTAGCCTTTCCAGCGCGGGTCGTCGAGGAGTTCGTTTTCGGCACGCCACGATTTCTGGTTGAACGGCGGGTTCGCCATGATAAAGTCGGCTTTCAAATCCTTGTGCTGGTCTTCGGCGAAGGTGTCGGCGGGTTTGTCGCCCAGGTTGCCGGAGATACCGCGGATGGCGAGGTTCATCTTCGCTAGTTTGTACGTGGTGCCGGTGTATTCCTGGCCATATACGGAGACTTCGCGCTTGTTGCCGTGATGCGCCTCGATAAACTTCATGCTCTGCACAAACATGCCGCCCGAACCGCAGCAGGGGTCGTAAATCTTGCCGCGGTAGGGTTCAATCATTTCGGCGATGAGTCCGACGATTGTCTTGGGCGTATAGAATTCACCCTTGCCCTTGCCTTCGGCGATGGCGAACTTGCCGAGGAAATATTCATAGACGCGGCCAACGACATCCTGTTCCTTGTCCTTGATGGTGTCGATGCCGTCGATGTCGCTGATGAGCGCCGCGAGTTTCGCGGTGTCGAGCTGCAGGCGCGAGAAATAGTTGTCGGGGAGCGCCCCGCGCAACGCCTTGTTCTTCTTTTCTATGTTCGCAAGCGCGGTATCGATCAGGAGCGCAATGTCGCTTTGGCGGGCGTGCTCGATGATAAAGCTCCAGCGGGAAGTTTCTTCCAGGTAAAAGACGTTGTCCTTGTTGTAGAACTCGGGCATCTCTACGTATTTCTGGCGGCCGGCGGCGATAAGCTTTTCGCGCTGTTCCTCGAACTTGTCGCTTGCGAACTTGAGGAAGATAAGCGAAAGCACCACGTGCTTGTATTCAGCGGGTTCCACGCTGCCGCGCAACTTGTTCGCAGACTCCCAGAGGGACGCCTCTACGGACTTTTCGGGGACGGATTTTTTAGAAACTTTTGGCATAGTGGAAATATATAATAATGGAGTGACAATGAGGTGACAGAAATGGGGTTTTAGAGGCAGCGCCCCTCTCCAATAAAATCACCCGTAGTATTTCTCGTAAAAGGCCTTGAATGCAGGGATTTCTTCAGCTACGGAATAGGCCGTTTTCATATAGCGGTTGAACAATAGCGCCTTGAACCCTTCGGGCACGCCGTCATCTTCCCGGAATTCCTTCACGTAGCACCTGTATTCTTCAATCTGGTCTTTGTCGTCGCCCATGGAGGCGTAACACCGCTCGTAGAACCAGAGCATCGCCTTGTCCTGATCCTTACCCTCGAAGGGATTTTCACTTTCGTTCTTGAAGTATCTGAAGAATTGCATCATGAAAAATATACATCAAAAAAAATCCGAACGGGCCTATTGACAAACTTGATTTTTGAATTTATATTGTAGTGCACAAGTGTGTAGTCTTTAGTATGGTTCTGTCAAGTCATTCAGTATTTTTTTCCAAAACTGCGGGTTAACTGCATTCTGGCTGCGGTTTCGGATGGGCTGACGTATTTTTGATTCCTTTTTCGTAAAGAATAAAGTATTTTAGGGATAATCCAGGAAGACTGTGGAGGCGTTATGTCATCAGAAGTAAGAATCTATAAAGGCCATTATACCAGCGGATCTGCCGTTTGGACTTTTGCGGATAACCGTTTGTACTCTGGTCATTATGCCAGCGGTACGGCTGCGTATTGCTTTGACAATGGTCGCATTTACAAGGGCCATTACGCTAGCGGCACTTCGGAATGGTGTGTAAAAGACAATCGCATTTATGCGGGACATTATGCCAGCGGCACTGCGGAATACTGCATTGACGATGGCCGAATTTTCGAAGGTCATTATGCCAGTGGTTCCGCTATTGCTTGCGTTGATAAGGCTCGGGATTTGCCTCTTTACGTGCTTGCCTTTGTGGCGACGTTGTTTTGATTAATAATCCAAATTTTATTCCGAATAGGAAAAAGGGGCTTTTTGCTAACCGAGGTCCCGTGCAAATATAACAAAATTCCACAAAAAAGCGATAATAAAATAAAAACGGGATTATTATGCAAAAAATCAATTATAGACAGTTGAACGTTACCGTATTCCAGGACACTGCAGAACATTGCCGTACCAACGCGCGGCTCCGCGAATCCATCGCGCAATCCAGACAGGCGCAAAAGTTCACGGGCGAATGCGAATCTGTCACCGTCGAAAACCGCAACATTTATGCGGAGCAGGCCAAGGTCATTGTTTCACAAAAGCGAACATTCGAAGCGGCGCAGGCATACGCAGGCACCAAAGTCGCAGCACTCAACTTTGCATCGGCTTCGTGCCCGGGCGGCGGCGTCACAACGGGGGCAGGCGCCCAAGAAGAAAGCCTTTGCAGGTGTTCGACTTTGTACGACTGCCTCAACGATCAAAAAATGTGGGAACTTTTCTACGAGCCGCATCGCCGTCAAAGAAATTCGCTGCACACCGATGACTGCATTTACACGCCGGGCGTAACCGTATTCAAGACCGACGTTTCGGCCCCTGAATTGCTCAGCGAAACGGACTGGTACAATGTAGATATCATCACGTGCGCGGCGCCGAACCTGGGCTACAGCGACGTCACAATTTCAGACGAGGCGCTCAAGCAACTCCACATCAAGCGACTCCGCCGCATTCTGGATATCGCCATTTTCAACAAAGTAGAAAACATCGTGCTAGGGGCATTCGGTTGCGGGGCATTCATGAACGACCCGAAAATCGTGGCAAGCGCCACCGCCGAGGTCATCAAGGATTACCTTTTCGCCTTCAAGACGATCGAGTTCGCGGTATTCTGCCGCCCCGGTTTTGAACAGAACTACAGGGAATTCAGCAAAATCAACTCAACCATTCTCGAAAAATAATGTATTTTAAGTGATATGCCCTTAAAGATTGTTCGTAACGACATCACCAAAGTCAAGGCCGATGCCATCGTGAATTCCGCAAACAAGAACCCGATTTGCGGAGGTGGCACCGAATACCATATTTACCAGGCGGCAGGTTACGACAATCTCTTAAAGGCACGCGAACAAGTCGGCGCCCTGAACGTGGCCGAAGTTGCGGTCACGCCCGCATTCGCACTGAACGCCAAGTACATCATCCACACCGTAGGCCCCATGTGGAACGGCGGTGTTTCCGGTGAAACATTCGCGCTCGAAAATTGCTACACGCACGCCCTCGAAAAAGCGAAAGAACTCGGCTGCAGCTCCATCGCGTTTCCGCTCATTTCTAGTGGCGTATTCAGGTTCCCCAAAGACAGCGCATTAAAAATCGCCTTAAAGGCCATCGGCGACTTTTTGCAGACAAACGAAATAGATGTGCAGCTAGTCGTATTCGACCGCAAATCCTTCGAAGTCTCCGAAGACCTGTACAGTGACATTCACGCCTACATCGATGATAATTACGTACAAGATAAATACGACGATGTACATGATTATGTAAGGCAACGATGGAACGAAAGGGTATTCGCCTATTGTGACATTGAAGAAATGTCGAACGCAGTGGCTCCCGAAGCAGATGGTCTGCACACCGAGAGCCTCGACGACATCCTTGCGAAACCGGGTGAAACTTTCTGCGACAAGCTCTTCCATTTGATTCACGAAAAGAACCTGGACGATGTCGATGTCTACAAGCGCGCAAACCTGGACCGCAAACATTTCTCCAAAATCCGCAGCAACGTAGACTACAAGCCCACAAAAAAGACGGCACTCGCGCTCGCCATCGCGCTCCACCTGAATCTAGACGAAACAGCCGACCTGCTTTCCCGCGCAGGGTTAGCGCTCTCCCCCTCCAACAAGGGCGACCTGATCGTTTCCTATTTCATCGAGCGCGAAAAGTACGACATTTGGGAAATCAACAGCTATCTCTTTAAATTCGGCCAGCCCTCCCTCGGCGCATAACCGCCAAATTCGCCTTTTTTAAATGTCGCCTGCCAGGCGACCAATTTCGCCTTTACAGCATCTATAATTGTTTCCGTTCACCCTAAAAAGCCGCACAAATAGCGGCACGGAGGCAATCATGAAAAAAGGACTCACCGAAATCGTATTCATCCTCGACCGCAGCGGATCCATGAGCGGGCTCGAAAAAGACACCATCGGGGGCTTCAACAGCACCATCGAAAAGCAGAAGCAGGAATCTGGCGAGGCATACGTCTCCACTGTTCTCTTCGACACCGAAATGGAAGTACTCCACGACCGCGTTCCGCTCGCAAACATCGCACCGCTCACCGACAAGGAATACTACGCCCGCGGCTGCACCGCCCTGCTCGACGCTATCGGCGGCGCCATTCACCACATCGGAAACGTGCACAAATACGCCCGCGAAGAAGACCGCCCCGAAAAAACGATCTTCGTCATCACCACCGACGGCTACGAAAATGCAAGCCATAAGTATTCCGCCGAACGCGTAAAGCAGATGATCGAACGCCAAAAAGAAAAATACGGCTGGGAATTCATCTTCCTCGGCGCAAACATCGACGCCATCGAAACCGCCAGGAACTTCGGCATCGACGAATCCCGCGCCGCGAACTTCGTAAACGACGAACCAGGAATAGGCGTTATGTACGAGGCGCAATGCTGCCTCATGAGCGACATCCGCAACAACCGCGTCAACGAACGCCAGTGGAAAAAGTACGTAGACGCCGACTACAATCGTCGAAGCAAGAGGTAAAGCTATAGCTTTTTCCTATATTGTTTCGCATGAAACTGACTCAATTTTTTTCCAGCGCCTGCGCCATAGTCTTTATGGCGGGCGCTTTGACTTATGCCGCTGCAAAAAACGCCACCCCGGCCTACAACGAAGACATTAAAATCGTCAAGGTAAACGACAGCAATTTCGAAAGTGAAATTCTGAAATCCAAGAAGCCGGTGATTCTGGAAATTTCTTCGACCAGCTGCCCGCCGTGCCTCATCATGATCCCGACACTCATCGGCATCGCGAAAAACTACAGCGACATCAAAATCGCCTCGGTCGGCATCGACGAACCGGGCATCGAAAAAATAAAGGCATCGCTCCCGATCCAGGCCTTCCCCACTTTCTTCCTCATCAAGGACGGCAAGATTGTGAACAAATTAGTCGGCGCCGTCAAAGAAGAAGAATTGCTCGCGGCCTTGCAGTACACGCCTAAAAAAGGTGCCGCCAAGCCCGCCAAAAAAGCAAAGAATTCCCCGAAGAACCTTGTGTGCAAAACGCCCGGTCAGTTCAACGGCCTCAAAAATCTGGTCACGATCTCGTTCGTATTCGGCGCCACCGAAATCGAAAATGTCGACATCGTAACCGACGTATTCGTACCGCCCGAAATGAGCGACAGACGCGAACAGATGATCGAACACGTGCGCGCCAGCGGCAAGGGCGAGGTGGAGCCCACCATGACCGGGTTCCGCATGCACATCGACAACAACTGCCGATTCATGAAGGCTATGGACATGAAACGCACCTCGACTTACGGCGAGATGCGTGCTGGCCTTGAACTGCAAGGCTTCACCTGCGAATAAAGCAATTATTTTTCGTACCTTACATACGCAAAGCGCTTGCTGTCGGGGGCCCAGGAATTCACATTAATTGTTCCCTGGCCGCCGAACAGCTTGAGGATCGTACGCGGCTCGCTCCAGCCGGTTTTATCGCTACCCGTCATCAGGCGGATTTCCACATTCTTGTTCGGAACATGTTCGCCGGGGCGCACGTCGCGCTCATGGTAGGCAAGCATCACGACCTTCGTGCGGTCGGGCGAAATGTGCGGGAACCAAGTGTTCCAATGCGCATCGAAAGTCATCTGCGTCTGCTCGGAACCGTCGGCCTTCATGCGCCACGCCTGCATACGGCCGGTGCGCACTGAATTGAACCAGATGTATTCGCCGTCGCAGTCATATTCCGGGCCATCGTTCAAGCCGAATGCTGTCGTAAGTTGCGTTTCATTGCCTCCGGCCGCAGGAATGGTGTAGATATCGTATTCGCCATTACGTTCGGCGCAGTAGGCGAGCGTTTTCCCATCCGTCGTAATCCCGTGAAGGTAGCTTGGGGCTAGGGGAGTCACCAGTTCCGGCACGCGGCCGTCAAAGAAAATCTTGTAAATGCGCGAAAGCCCGTCTTCCTTGGTGTGGTGGCTTACGAAAAGTCCCAAGTTATCGGGCGAAAGCACGTGGTCGTTGTTGCAGTTGTCCACGAAGTAACTCGGCACTTCGCTCACGTCGCCCGAGGCAATCTCGTATTTATAGATGCGACCTTCGCTATTGAAAGAGAGGAATTTTCCGTCGGCGCTCCAGTTGGGCGCCTCAATGACGCGGTCAAATTCCTTGAGCAGTTTTGTTTCACCGGAAACAATATCGAAAACCTCAAGATAGGACTTGTTGCCGCTGCGGTCCCAAATCTGAGCGGGGGAGAGCTCGAACGGGTAAGACACACCCCAATTTGCCCGGAGCGAATCCATCTGCGTCATCATCTGCATCGTTTTGCTATGCGGGATTTCGGCACATTCCTTCAGTCCCTTTTCAAGGGCGGCCTTGCAAGCAAGCACCTCGTACTCGTAGCAGTTTTTGATTCGTGGGGGAGTCTTGGATTCCACCATCTGCCCGGCAACGTCAAAAAGCTGGATTTCGACCATGTCGTTCAGGTTCTGCACACGGATGAACCCATCCGTACCGTAAATGACACCTTCGTTTTTAAGGGGCGCCACCATCGAAGTTTTCAAATGCGCCACCTGGCCGTTTGCATAAACCAGGTCAATCCAGTCCGTGGCATCCACACCCGTGTGGAACTTGACGCAGTGGGTCTTGGTCTCCACGATATGATTTTCGACACCGGCAATTTCAGCATCCGTCAAAAAGATATCCGCAAAAGTCAGGCTATAAATGCCCAGGTCCAAAAGGGCGCCACCCGCCAGAGCCGGGTTACGCAATCGCTCGATATGCGAAAGCGGCATCGAAAAGTCGGCTTCCACACCTTTCACCTTCCCGATCTTGCCCCCGGCAATCCAGTCCTTGACCATCTGCACCGCCGGTAAAAAACGAGTCCACATCGCCTCGCTCAGGAACACGCCCTTCTCTTCGGCAAGGGCTACCACCTCGGAAGCCATCAGCGCATTGGCCGTAAACGCCTTTTCGACCAGCAGGTTTTTACCATGTTCCAGGCAAAGCAGAATATTGTTGTAATGCTCGGAGTGGGGGGTAGCCACATAAATCAGGTCCACCTGGGGATCCTGCACCAAATCCAGGTAGCTGCCGTACGCGCGACCAAAGCCATATTCTTTAGCAAATTTTTCTGCCTTATCCAATGAACGGGATGCCACAGCGTAAGCTTCTACGCCGCGATCTTCAATCGCCTTGACCGCCGCAGCCATCTTCGTCGCAATATGGCCACATCCGAGAATTGCAAATTTCATAAAAACCTCACTACTTAATATAGACTAGTTTAGGCGATCCGTGCCTAAAAAAATCACCTATAAATGGACTCAATCGTATACATCAACAGCCGGTTTTCTGCTGTTGATAAGTTCAGATTTTCCACCATCATCCATTTACACCTATCAACAGGTGTGTTAATATAGAGTTTATATTATGTTAATATGCATAAGTAGCGATTTTTCAATTCAAACACATTATCCACAAATGTGCAAATTTGTTTCACGTGAAACTTTCGTTTTTTTGAAATTTTTGGTGGACTAAATTTTGTCTGTTGATACAGCGTCGACATTTATCCCAAATTTATTCACTATATTGAAAGATGTTGAAGATTTTGCAACGATGGTTGTTAATAGGATGTTTACAAAATTTATCAACAAAAGGCGACCTTTCATGGTGGAAAAAAAGTTTTTCTAGAAAAAACTAGAATTTCACGACGCGGGGAGAGGCGCCAAAGGCGTAGAACGTGGCAGTCGCATCCTTAAAGTAGAGCGTTTCGGTATTGTCGTCATCGGGCGAATACATGAACTTGAGTTCGGGATAGTGCTCGAGCATATGGACCTTGGGTTCGCGACGGTCATCGCGGACAAGCGTACCGGCAACGCGAAGCCACTTGTTTCCCTCGGAGTTCATGGCACAAATCTCGACCTTGCCGTTTTTCTGAATCTGCTTGGAGCAGTCCTTCGACTTGCCGGTCTGAATGTAGAGCTTGCCCTCGAAAATTTCGATGGTGCCGAAGGGGCGTACACGCGGCTGGTCGCCGTCAACCGTCGCCAAAAAGTAGGCGCCACATTCCTTGATGAAGTTCTTGACTTCTTCCATATTGATCTCCTATTTGGATTTTACTTCTTGATAAACTTTCAACATTTCATCCCCAAAGCAACAGAAAACGACCTTTTTGACGTTTTTTGCGGGGAACTTATCAACAGTCCGGATTGCAATCTCGGCAGCAGCCTTCCAGGGGTAGCCATAAACACCTGCCGAAATAGCGGGGAAGGCAACCGTCTCGCAGCCATTTTCCTCGGCCAGATCGAGACAGCTCTTGTAGCAAGATTCCAGAAGTTCGGGTTCACCATGCAAGCCATCCCGATAAACCGGACCCGGAGTGTGAATAACAAACTCTGCGGGGAGTCTGAAACCCGGAGTGATTTTGGCCTTACCCGTCTCGCAACCGTTCAGGGGAATGCAGGACCTCAAGAGCTCCGGACCTGCCGCCCGGTGAATTGCCCCATCGACACCGCCACCACCCAAAAGCGAACAGTTCGCCGCATTCACAATGGCGTCGACCTTCAGCTTGGTGATATCACCCTGGATAATTTCAGTCTCTATCATAAAAATCTCCATGAGAAATATACATAATTGGTAGGAGAATCAGAGCAAACCTTTCTCACAATTTTTTTATATATTAATACTACCGGGGGTTAATTCATGAAATTTCAAATAGCCTTACTCGCCATTATAACACTGGCGGAACTGTCAAGCGCACAGCTCCTGCCTCCTAAAAAAACAGAAAACATTCCAAAAATCGATAGTGCCCTTGTATTCAGAGTCAACTATGGCGATGAATCGGCTCCGATAGACGACCCTCAAAAGGAGGAGGAGCCGATAACGGAACCAACCAGAGGAAGAAGCCATAGTGGTTTCGATTTCAAGAGCTCCCTAATATGGACAGGAATTTGTGCCACCGAAGCAATCCTTTCAAAAGGGGCAAGCGCCAATTCCCTTTGCTTTCGTGGCCAGCCGTAAGGTTCTAAAAGAATGAAAATCGAACATGTCGCCATCTGGGTAAAAGACATCGACAAAATATGCGAATTCTACCGAAAGTATTTTGGTGGGGTAGTTCACCCGATTTATCATAATCCGGCAAAACAGTTCACCAGCCGGTTCATCACCTTCGACGACGGAGCTCGTTTGGAAATAATGCACAAACCAGAAATGTTCCACGTGGAACAATCGGAACATCTCGGGTATGCGCACCTATCTTTTTCTGTCGGTTCCAAAGAAGAGGTAGACCGCCTCACCCAAAAAATGTCCGAAGACGGAATCCAGGTGGTGGGGCAACCCCGAACAACCGGTGACGGGTATTATGAAAGTGTGGTTCTCGATCCCGAAGGCAATAGGGTAGAGATTACAGTTTAGAAAAAGGGCGGAGTTAGGTATGAGGAGAACATTCATTATATTGGCAGCGGCGTTTTTGAATGCCCATGCGATCGATTGTATTAGACACACATTCGATTATTTCGCAACGGACTTCGAAAATCATGTACTCGTCTTGCCCAGCGAAATGTTCCCGGATAGTATCCATCAGAAACAAAACGGACGAGTCAATACCATCAAGTATCATTGGACAGGCAATCACCTGGACAGCATGAGCCTATCCCAATCTTGCCTTGCCCGCGGTTACGAAAAAAAATCCACCTTCATTCCCGACTGGAAAATTGACTCCACCAAGGTAGGCAAGGTCAAGAAATACGACTGGAAATCTCTGAAAGACGGATGGCACTTTACGGTCTACCGCGGAAAAGATTCCGTCTATATCGATAATGACAATGAACAACACCAGATATTCTACCTCAAAAACGATACCATTTACGAAGTCAATAACTGGGTTCCCAGGAATTTGAAAACTTACCACGACCCCGATAATAAGAGCAAGTGTATTCGAAAAAGCGATAATAACTTTATCATCGACACTTATGAATACGAAATGAAGGGGAATACCCTTATCCAGAAATCAATCAAGTTCGACCATAACAGATACATCAAAGCCCCCGGCCCCTGCATGGGCGGCAACGAATATACCACTATATATTATAAGAAGTGAGATGTTTGGCCTTTGGCTTCGCCAAAGTCCGACACCCTGCGGTTACCAAATATATATGAAACTTGAAACTTTAGTTTCGTAGTTGAGTTATCCTCTATGAGGAAAAATATGCGAGCACATTTTTGCTTGGTAACCTTGGTTGTGTTTCACGTGGAACACAACCAAGCAAACATAAAACCTTTTACTATATTTCCCAATATGAAAAAGACATTCTTCATTATTCTTTCCCTCGCAGTCTATTCCCTTGCATTGGACTGTGTCAACCTTGCAACCTTTGGACAGATAAACACTCTCCCAAACGCACGACCAGATAGTGCAAGCACATATACCCTGATTCGCACCTTAGTCGGCGAAGAGCTTATAGAAACATTCGTTCCTCGTTATAACACAAGGAAAATAGTATGGAATGGAAACACCCTCGAAAAAACGATTAATTACGAAGGTAGCGACATTGATTCTTTAAAAGTCAAAAGTACTGTTTCGCAATCAATCACCATTGAACGAGACGGTGATAAAATTTATGCCATCTACGGCGGCGAAGGATCCAAATACGCAGATACAACCTACATCAGTCAAGACTCTTCATACGGCAGTTCTTCTACTCGCGGTTATAAGAACGGCTCTAGTTACGAAACGAGTCGAGTTGAAAAAAGAGTTGTCAGGAACGACTCCCTCTTTGTCTTAAAATCATTCTTCGAAAGCGGCAGCGATTATTTTTCTCGTGGCTATGACGGATATCTTATCACCCATGATCCCGACAACAAAGATCAATGCATCGAAAAGATATACCACTTTAACGATGACGATTCCATGGATGTGAAAGACAACATTCTCAGTATCTATACCATTGAAGAAACGGACAATGGTTTTGTGACAACGCGAAAAATGGTTAACGACAGCACCATTTATAAAGTTTTCTACGTATATAATGAGATGACCACATCCATCCATCATAAAGTTCGCCCGGCAGTCAATTACAAAAAGGCAAAACATTTCGACCTCCTCGGCCGCCCCGCCAACAAAAAATATATCATGAGTGTTCCACGTGGAACATTCTAACCTATTTTTTATTCACACAAAATCCACATTTATCAAAAACTTATCCACGGATATTTTTAAAAAGTGAAAGGGCACCAGCCCTTTTTTCTTGTATTCACATTTCATAATACTAAATTATGTTCGGGATATTCCATAAAAAGAATGTTCCACGTGGAACAATGAGTTATAGAGAAAACAA contains these protein-coding regions:
- a CDS encoding class I SAM-dependent DNA methyltransferase; protein product: MPKVSKKSVPEKSVEASLWESANKLRGSVEPAEYKHVVLSLIFLKFASDKFEEQREKLIAAGRQKYVEMPEFYNKDNVFYLEETSRWSFIIEHARQSDIALLIDTALANIEKKNKALRGALPDNYFSRLQLDTAKLAALISDIDGIDTIKDKEQDVVGRVYEYFLGKFAIAEGKGKGEFYTPKTIVGLIAEMIEPYRGKIYDPCCGSGGMFVQSMKFIEAHHGNKREVSVYGQEYTGTTYKLAKMNLAIRGISGNLGDKPADTFAEDQHKDLKADFIMANPPFNQKSWRAENELLDDPRWKGYTVPPTSNANYGWILNILSKLSENGVAGFLLSNGALSGEGDEQQIRKELLQNDKVEAILILPRNMFYSTDISVTLWILNNNKTAREVKVGDAMRKYRNRKGEVLFMDLRQMGEPFEKKYTQFSAEDIAKISGTYHKWQTQKIKDEPEYCATATLKEIEAKNWSLVPSKYIEFKNRDEAVNFDEKMRELQAEMRTLLKAEKESEKELAKVFKNLGFEL
- a CDS encoding macro domain-containing protein; this translates as MPLKIVRNDITKVKADAIVNSANKNPICGGGTEYHIYQAAGYDNLLKAREQVGALNVAEVAVTPAFALNAKYIIHTVGPMWNGGVSGETFALENCYTHALEKAKELGCSSIAFPLISSGVFRFPKDSALKIALKAIGDFLQTNEIDVQLVVFDRKSFEVSEDLYSDIHAYIDDNYVQDKYDDVHDYVRQRWNERVFAYCDIEEMSNAVAPEADGLHTESLDDILAKPGETFCDKLFHLIHEKNLDDVDVYKRANLDRKHFSKIRSNVDYKPTKKTALALAIALHLNLDETADLLSRAGLALSPSNKGDLIVSYFIEREKYDIWEINSYLFKFGQPSLGA
- a CDS encoding restriction endonuclease subunit S is translated as MKVERLLGISVTKEFIPSIANTIGTDMSSYKIVYPNQFVYIADTSRRGDKIAIAYLKENEEPALVSAIYTVFEVVDTNALDPEYLMMWFRRPEFDRYARFHSHGSAREVFDWEEMCEVQVPVPAIEKQREIVAEYNTLATRIETNKKLIATLEQTACAIYRKMFQEDSSIVKGKLGDLCSCFTGFPFDGERYSDKDGIIALRGENVTEQSLRWDTVKKYNDEITERIAKCYLQEWDVVIGMDGSKVGKNWSLVTEYDLPLLLAQRVARLRTNAIEKQHYIYMSLKMEKFSDYVSRVNTGSTILHISGPQIEDFPIVIPSEEQFKALKQEYIPIFTKIKLHNRENQTLTKMQTLLLSKMGA
- a CDS encoding TIGR02452 family protein — its product is MQKINYRQLNVTVFQDTAEHCRTNARLRESIAQSRQAQKFTGECESVTVENRNIYAEQAKVIVSQKRTFEAAQAYAGTKVAALNFASASCPGGGVTTGAGAQEESLCRCSTLYDCLNDQKMWELFYEPHRRQRNSLHTDDCIYTPGVTVFKTDVSAPELLSETDWYNVDIITCAAPNLGYSDVTISDEALKQLHIKRLRRILDIAIFNKVENIVLGAFGCGAFMNDPKIVASATAEVIKDYLFAFKTIEFAVFCRPGFEQNYREFSKINSTILEK
- a CDS encoding pyridoxamine 5'-phosphate oxidase family protein produces the protein MEEVKNFIKECGAYFLATVDGDQPRVRPFGTIEIFEGKLYIQTGKSKDCSKQIQKNGKVEICAMNSEGNKWLRVAGTLVRDDRREPKVHMLEHYPELKFMYSPDDDNTETLYFKDATATFYAFGASPRVVKF
- a CDS encoding co-chaperone YbbN is translated as MKLTQFFSSACAIVFMAGALTYAAAKNATPAYNEDIKIVKVNDSNFESEILKSKKPVILEISSTSCPPCLIMIPTLIGIAKNYSDIKIASVGIDEPGIEKIKASLPIQAFPTFFLIKDGKIVNKLVGAVKEEELLAALQYTPKKGAAKPAKKAKNSPKNLVCKTPGQFNGLKNLVTISFVFGATEIENVDIVTDVFVPPEMSDRREQMIEHVRASGKGEVEPTMTGFRMHIDNNCRFMKAMDMKRTSTYGEMRAGLELQGFTCE
- a CDS encoding TolB family protein: MWDRSGNKSYLEVFDIVSGETKLLKEFDRVIEAPNWSADGKFLSFNSEGRIYKYEIASGDVSEVPSYFVDNCNNDHVLSPDNLGLFVSHHTKEDGLSRIYKIFFDGRVPELVTPLAPSYLHGITTDGKTLAYCAERNGEYDIYTIPAAGGNETQLTTAFGLNDGPEYDCDGEYIWFNSVRTGRMQAWRMKADGSEQTQMTFDAHWNTWFPHISPDRTKVVMLAYHERDVRPGEHVPNKNVEIRLMTGSDKTGWSEPRTILKLFGGQGTINVNSWAPDSKRFAYVRYEK